The following coding sequences are from one Cryptococcus deuterogattii R265 chromosome 1, complete sequence window:
- a CDS encoding pantothenate kinase, whose product MPAQSSMPDISIPQARRIAVDTTGAQIVQEESPATRDSRGIYLPHYTEPVSHIAIDIGGSLAKVVYFTRSNLPISATPTSSGTSSPFLPPAQSVSQPTPIAAEGSSIPSYFPRDSPVLNPHSHAPFDPSPAPAEQRRPTVNGALTPATLSEDNATISLPAKSNHKSRNSVHNPLPPPLPGGLLNFARFETDNIDELIVFLQDLISSSAIANRVSLEKMKRNVKVMATGGGAHKYYDRLADELGVEVHREEEMECLIRGLGFVTRVPEEVFYFSEELVYKVSHAGSTPGQALTIPASELPRPSPMPPAYQVTFAPTPSDDDPVSHFPCLVVNIGSGVSIVKVDKDGSFERVSGTSLGGGTLWGLLSLLTDAETFDEMLLLSEKGDNSAVDMLVGDIYGSDYNKIGLKSSTIASSFGKVFKKGSNAERRRRFKQEDIAKSLLYAISNNIGHVAYMNAAKYGLDKVFFGGCFIRGHAATISTLSYAIRFWSKGTMTACFLRHEGFLGAIGAWIKNVGEVDENGSPLQKHSD is encoded by the exons ATGCCTGCACAATCATCTATGCCAGATATTTCGATTCCTCAGGCCAGGAGAATAGCGGTAGATACCACTGGGGCTCAAATAGTTCAGGAGGAGTCCCCTGCA ACTCGTGATTCCCGCGGTATTTATTTACCCCATTATACTGAGCCAGTTTCGCACATCGCCATAGAC ATCGGAGGATCATTGGCAAAGGTTGTCTACTTTACCCGTTCAAATCTTCCCATATCCGCAACACCTACTTCATCCGgaacatcatctcctttccttcctcctgcccAGTCTGTGAGCCAGCCAACTCCGATTGCCGCCGAGGGATCTTCCATACCCTCTTATTTCCCCCGAGATTCACCAGTTCTCAACCCTCACTCACATGCACCTTTCGACCCttcaccagcaccagcagAACAACGTCGCCCGACAGTGAATGGCGCCCTCACCCCAGCCACCCTGTCAGAAGACAATGCTACAATATCCTTACCGGCAAAGAGCAATCACAAATCACGTAATTCCGTTCATAATCCTTTACCACCTCCTTTACCTGGTGGTCTTTTGAACTTTGCCCGCTTCGAAACCGATAATATCGACGAACTTATTGTTTTTCTTCAGGACTTGATATCTTCATCAGCAATCGCCAATAGAGTCtcgttggagaagatgaagcgtAATGTCAAAGTCATGGCAACCGGTGGTGGTGCGCACAAATATTACGACAGATTGGCTGATGAGTTAGGGGTGGAAGTGCAtcgcgaggaagagatggaatgCCTAATCAGAGGCCTGGGTTTCGTGACTCGAGTACCCGAAGAGGTTTTTTACTTCTCAGAGGAACTTGTCTACAAGGTTTCACATGCAGGTTCCACCCCTGGACAGGCGCTCACTATTCCAGCTTCCGAGCTACCCAGACCTTCACCAATGCCGCCGGCATATCAGGTTACCTTTGCCCCAACACCATCAGATGACGATCCTGTGTCCCATTTCCCATGCCTGGTGGTGAATATTGGCAGCGGTGTCAGCATTGTAAAGGTAGATAAGGATGGTAGTTTTGAGCGTGTGAGCGGAACGTCTCTTGGGGGAGGAACACTGTGGGGATTGTTGAGTCTCTTGACTGATGCCGAAACATTTGATG AGATGCTGCTGCTATCGGAAAAAGGAGACAATTCTGCCGTCGATATGCTTGTTGGCGACATCTATGGCTCCGACTACAACAAGATAGGTCTTAAGTCATCAACCATTGCATCATCCTTTGGAAAGGTGTTCAAGAAGGGCTCAAATGctgagaggaggaggagattcAAGCAAGAAGATATCGCAAAGAGTCTCCTTTATGCGATCAGTAATAACATTGGGCATGTCGC ATACATGAACGCGGCCAAATATGGTCTAGATAAGGTCTTTTTCGGAGGTTGCTTTATTCGAG GACATGCTGCTACCATTTCTACTCTCTCTTATGCTATTCGCTTCTGGAGCAAAGGTACTATGACGGCGTGTTTTCTTAGACATGAGGGATTTCT GGGAGCGATTGGGGCTTGGATCAAGAACGTGGGAGAGGTAGACGAGAATGGAAGCCCTTTGCAAAAGCATTCAGATTAG
- a CDS encoding phosphatidylinositol phospholipase C delta: MDTDSSVVPLQLQMGVPMLKISSKKIKQVIFKIRNGCILWSSKKDSRVPIADIRDLRLGQPPTDTYNSTRWITVVYVRSQQWKVLHMIALTDEIYFLWIKTLKQLVSITLDRQVTDITPSDPDMLWIRQLWPLGTKAINREKAEALCAQIGLQIKSDVGDLKEGMLDIKAFHELIKASQTRPDIDLVYRDLTMSGPLDEGRVIAFLTHVQHISPSSAEDLFDKYKSEDLWTINSLTSFFSSSDNTPNQPQDMTHPLQHYFISSSHNTYLVGEQWKGESTVEGYIRVLLAGCRCVEMDVQSGDVEPVVYHRKTLTSSVPVRDICRAIKQYGFVTSPYPIIISTEIHCVPEQQNRLAAILKEVFGDMLVSTPLVEEFLDLPSPEDLKGKILFKAKPPKPEPNSPKLESNFVYQESPSSTDSDTSFVRLARRLSIQSKTERSDIFSPRLSELLIYTHGVKYQGFSKLNEYLPSHQFSVSERTAAKILKENKADWIKHNFKHISRVYPRGTRLGSTNYNPVDAWSAGCQIVALNWQTLDESILLNHAMFHGSNGYILKPLALREKVVEKPEKYLLTVRIISGQRIPLSADLHVEATLNGKISKRTRTLSQITLNPLWNEILTFEITTTPSLLMLNFLHLEVRNKTLQAQWMRPVGLAPRGYHHLPLYDSLLSRFVFATLFVEITIKKLQDLVVNVRNRV; this comes from the exons ATGGATACTGATTCGTCTGTCGTGCCTTTGCAACTGCAAATGGGCGTACCCATGCTCAAAATATCATCGAAAAAGATCAAGCAAGTAATTTTTAAAATCAGAAATGGATGCATATTATGGTCGAGCAAGAAAGATAGTCGTG TTCCAATTGCAGACATCAGAGATTTACGTCTAGGGCAACCACCCACCGACACATATAATAGCACTAGATGGATAACTGTGGTGTATGTTCGATCTCAACAGTGGAAAGTCCTGCATATGATTGCCCTTACCGATGAGATATATTTCCTTTGGATCAAGACGTTGAAGCAGCTGGTCTCTATCACTCTGGATCGCCAGGTTACCGACATCACGCCGTCTGACCCAGATATGCTCTGGATTAGACAGTTATGGCCTCTAGGTACGAAAGCCATTAACCGTGAAAAGGCCGAAGCGTTATGCGCGCAGATCGGATTGCAAATCAAATCCGATGTTGGTGACCTTAAAGAG GGTATGCTAGACATCAAAGCCTTCCATGAACTTATTAAGGCTAGCCAGACTCGACCTGACATTGATCTGGTTTACCGCGACCTCACCATGAGTGGTCCTCTAGATGAGGGACGCGTTATCGCTTTTCTTACACATGTACAACATatttcaccttcttctgccgAGGATCTGTTCGACAAGTATAAATCTGAAGATTTGTGGACCATAAACTCTCTgacctccttcttctcctcgtccGACAACACTCCTAATCAACCCCAGGATATGACCCATCCACTTCAACACTATTTTATCTCGAGTTCGCACAACACATATCTTGTGGGAGAACAATGGAAAGGTGAGAGTACAGTGGAGGGTTATATTCGTGTGTTGTTAGCAGGTTGTCGATGTGTAGAGA TGGATGTGCAATCTGGTGATGTTGAACCTGTCGTGTACCATCGTAAAACTTTGACATCAAGTGTGCCAGTCCGAGACATCTGCCGTGCCATTAAGCAATATGGTTTTGTGACATCGCCCTATCCTATAATTATCTCCACTGAGATTCACTGCGTCCCAGAGCAGCAAAACCGATTAGCAGCCATATTAAAGGAAGTTTTTGGTGATATGCTGGTTTCCACGCCTCTGGTTGAAGAATTTTTGGACCTGCCTAGTCCTGAAGATTTGAAGGGCAAAATTCTCTTCAAG GCCAAACCTCCCAAACCCGAACCCAATTCACCAAAACTCGAGAGCAACTTCGTCTATCAAGAATCACCTTCGTCCACTGATTCCGATACTAGTTTCGTTCGTCTTGCTCGCCGCCTTTCAATACAATCCAAGACTGAACGCTCGgacatcttctccccccGGCTTTCAGAACTTCTCATCTATACTCACGGTGTAAAGTACCAAGGCTTTTCTAAACTCAACGAATACCTCCCTAGTCACCAATTTTCAGTCTCTGAGCGAACGGCTGCCAAGATTCTGAAAGAAAACAAGGCAGACTGGATAAAGCACAACTTCAAACATATCTCAAGGGTTTATCCACGGGGCACCAGACTTGGGTCGACAAACTATAATCCCGTCGATGCTTGGTCCGCCGGCTGTCAGATTGTGGCCTTAAACTGGCAAACTCTGGATGAATCAATATTGCTGAATCACGCCATGTTTCACGGCAGTAATGGGTACATCTTGAAACCACTGGCTCTACGTGAGAAGGTCGTTGAAAAGCCTGAAAAATACCTTCTTACGGTACGAATCATCTCTGGGCAACGCATACCACTTTCTGCCGATCTTCACGTCGAGGCAACTCTTAATGGGAAAATCTCAAAACGCACTCGCACACTCAGTCAAATCACTCTCAATCCACTATGGAATGAAATCTTGACATTTGAAATCACCACCACACCGAGTTTATTGATGCTCAACTTTCTGCATTTAGAAGTCAGAAATAAAACTTTGCAAGCCCAATGGATGAGGCCAGTAGGTCTCGCACCCCGAGGGTACCATCACTTGCCATTATACGATAGTCTTTTGTCACGATTCGTCTTCGCGACCTTGTTTGTGGAGATAACGATAAAGAAATTGCAAGACCTAGTAGTAAACGTGAGAAATCGAGTTTGA